A stretch of the Candidatus Jettenia sp. AMX2 genome encodes the following:
- a CDS encoding OmpA family protein, whose translation MIPDFGITRQKSGIQLQEAIVFIRKRRKKRPEEGEPTVDMLAFSSVMTIMLAFFIMLAGYAGAPEEKSAKEALTSVKEALDNYGINKISFGGSGAIINMPENDTGTYKKEDQWVKKELANTVDDEIDIEYIQTGHQVVFPAKIDFINEMLDMSAETKLYLNNVIKVIKDRDCQVIIEGYVDGTFVPSDRYSTSWQLSAEYASSVTRYFHDVGGIDYRRLTAVGYGIYKPLLSEGSSYARANNRINIKISDK comes from the coding sequence ATGATTCCGGATTTTGGAATAACTCGTCAGAAATCCGGAATTCAGTTACAGGAGGCAATTGTGTTTATCAGGAAACGGAGAAAGAAAAGACCGGAGGAAGGTGAGCCGACTGTCGATATGCTTGCTTTTTCTTCAGTGATGACTATCATGCTGGCATTTTTTATTATGCTGGCTGGATATGCGGGTGCCCCCGAGGAAAAATCGGCAAAAGAGGCGCTTACATCTGTGAAAGAGGCGTTAGATAATTATGGAATCAATAAGATTAGCTTTGGAGGCAGTGGAGCCATTATCAACATGCCTGAGAACGATACCGGCACATACAAAAAGGAAGATCAGTGGGTTAAAAAAGAGTTGGCTAATACGGTCGATGATGAGATTGATATTGAGTATATCCAAACAGGGCATCAGGTTGTTTTTCCCGCAAAAATTGATTTCATAAACGAAATGCTCGATATGTCAGCGGAAACCAAGCTGTATCTTAATAACGTAATAAAGGTAATAAAGGATAGAGATTGTCAGGTTATTATTGAAGGATACGTTGATGGAACGTTTGTGCCGTCGGACAGATATTCCACAAGCTGGCAATTATCAGCGGAATACGCTTCTTCGGTTACAAGGTATTTTCACGATGTTGGCGGTATTGACTACAGAAGGCTTACCGCAGTTGGATATGGGATATATAAGCCGTTGTTAAGTGAAGGGTCTTCTTACGCCAGAGCAAATAACAGAATAAACATAAAAATCTCTGATAAATAA
- a CDS encoding OmpA family protein: protein MGEEKKEDPNAWALTYSDMITLLMTFFVLIIAMNPYKIEGVFVAVKGDENLVINTIAADLKDSGIFDTKATDRLRINVEADNLPPPGIDLDMVRDEMVEFMTENELFNVVDLLKTREGFMIRIRADILFEAGEIALKKENRQLLDKIAWMLKVIPNNVRIDGHTDDQYSADSDSDIRLSIARASAVCSYLAGKEMHRSARFSVSGYGSYRPLFPNSSENNRSRNRRVEIVIKEI, encoded by the coding sequence ATGGGAGAAGAGAAAAAAGAAGATCCGAATGCCTGGGCATTAACGTATAGCGATATGATTACCCTCTTAATGACATTCTTTGTGCTGATTATTGCTATGAACCCGTATAAAATTGAAGGTGTTTTTGTCGCCGTAAAGGGAGATGAAAATCTTGTTATAAATACAATCGCCGCGGATCTCAAAGACTCAGGCATATTCGATACAAAAGCTACTGACAGGCTTAGAATAAATGTGGAGGCCGATAACCTTCCGCCGCCAGGAATTGACCTGGATATGGTGAGGGATGAAATGGTTGAGTTTATGACAGAAAATGAATTGTTTAATGTGGTTGACTTACTGAAAACCAGGGAAGGATTTATGATAAGAATAAGGGCTGATATCCTTTTTGAAGCAGGTGAAATTGCCTTAAAGAAAGAAAACCGGCAGTTATTGGATAAGATTGCATGGATGTTAAAGGTTATTCCAAACAATGTAAGAATAGATGGCCATACCGATGACCAGTATTCTGCCGATTCTGATAGTGATATCAGGTTGTCGATTGCAAGAGCTTCCGCAGTATGCAGCTATCTTGCAGGGAAGGAAATGCACAGGTCTGCACGCTTTAGTGTTTCCGGATATGGCAGTTACAGACCTTTGTTTCCGAACAGCAGTGAAAACAACCGCTCAAGGAACAGAAGGGTGGAAATCGTTATAAAAGAAATCTAA
- a CDS encoding motility protein A has product MDIATPAGLLIGFVLLIISIVLGGGFSGVIAFLNIPSILIVAGGTVAATLIRFPLTRVTGLVGLMMKTLFVKVASPQVEMKRMIEFAKLARREGLLSLESKIDDSKDAFLSKSIQLMVDGTDADSIRQILEKEIDYLKNRHSIGRDVLSSMGTVSPAFGMMGTLIGLILMLRELDDPSQIGVGMATALITTFYGVLLANLIFLPMAGKLDIRSKEETLVKELIVEGVVSIQSGDNPTIVEEKLKGFLSPAQRKQMPNSEEKKKADE; this is encoded by the coding sequence ATGGATATCGCAACACCGGCAGGTTTGCTCATAGGTTTTGTACTGCTCATAATATCGATCGTTCTTGGGGGAGGTTTTTCTGGTGTAATTGCATTTCTGAATATTCCTTCTATTCTGATAGTTGCTGGTGGAACCGTTGCCGCAACACTTATCCGGTTTCCTTTAACCAGGGTTACGGGGCTGGTTGGTTTAATGATGAAAACCTTGTTTGTAAAAGTCGCTTCCCCTCAGGTTGAAATGAAAAGAATGATAGAGTTTGCAAAGCTTGCAAGAAGAGAAGGATTATTATCGTTAGAAAGTAAAATCGATGATAGTAAGGATGCCTTTCTTTCAAAATCAATACAATTAATGGTTGATGGGACCGATGCCGACAGCATCCGTCAAATACTTGAAAAAGAAATTGATTATTTAAAAAACAGGCATTCTATTGGCAGGGACGTTCTTTCTTCCATGGGAACTGTGTCTCCCGCCTTTGGTATGATGGGCACCTTGATAGGATTAATTCTCATGCTTCGTGAGCTGGATGATCCATCACAGATCGGAGTAGGCATGGCTACTGCATTGATAACTACCTTTTACGGGGTGTTATTGGCAAATTTAATATTTTTACCAATGGCTGGGAAACTGGATATCAGGTCAAAAGAAGAAACACTGGTGAAGGAATTAATTGTGGAAGGTGTCGTCTCCATCCAATCAGGGGATAATCCAACGATAGTTGAAGAAAAGTTAAAAGGCTTTCTTTCACCTGCACAACGAAAGCAGATGCCAAATTCTGAAGAAAAAAAGAAAGCGGATGAATAA
- a CDS encoding flagellar FliJ family protein, whose amino-acid sequence MKQFHFKLQPLLDKERMNENECAGRLKNIQNAFLNEKNKSENLWKRMMICQGELKSKKGRSVTQGELITYENYFLKLNCEIKASRLRVQKMVHEMKVIQDELWKIVKKRKALEKLRDRWEEEHKNVLEFLSNKEMDDIAMTKFANNLVMKKWLR is encoded by the coding sequence ATGAAACAATTTCACTTTAAACTTCAACCGCTGCTTGATAAAGAACGTATGAACGAAAACGAGTGTGCCGGAAGATTAAAAAACATTCAGAATGCATTCCTGAACGAGAAAAATAAATCAGAAAACCTTTGGAAGCGCATGATGATCTGTCAGGGTGAACTGAAGTCAAAAAAAGGGCGAAGTGTTACACAGGGAGAACTTATAACATATGAAAATTATTTCTTGAAACTGAATTGTGAAATAAAAGCATCCAGACTCAGAGTACAGAAAATGGTGCATGAGATGAAAGTCATTCAGGATGAATTGTGGAAAATAGTAAAAAAAAGGAAGGCACTGGAAAAACTCAGAGACAGATGGGAAGAGGAACACAAAAACGTTCTTGAATTTTTGTCGAACAAAGAAATGGATGATATTGCAATGACAAAATTTGCCAATAATCTGGTGATGAAAAAATGGTTAAGGTAA
- a CDS encoding FliI/YscN family ATPase produces the protein MSRIEEMFEKYHKRLSGIHTMNLTGIVSRASNVLIESLGPEVHIGELCRLTTESNKKPVLAEVVGFKDKKTLLMPIADTNGISPKSEVIATGKPFTVKLGLSLQGRILDGLGNPIDKKGTINYDEIRFLYNEAPEPLDRPLITECINTGVRVIDSLMTCGKGQRIGIFAGSGVGKSTLLGKIAKSSSADVNVVALIGERGREVREFIENNLGVEGMKKSVIVAVTSDRPVVVRLKGAFVATTIAEYLRDKGLHVMLLVDSITRLANAQRELGLAIGEPPATKGYTPSVFSVLPKLLERTGTTSKGSITAMYTVLVDGDDLNEPVSDTVRAILDGHIILSRKIAAQNHYPAIDILNSISRCMIDIVSSEHMQAAQRLKTTYAVYKEAEDMINMGAYTEGRNHRIDYAVKKYGAILGYLRQSIDEQGKLNEDIERLKEMMSDYVW, from the coding sequence ATGTCACGAATAGAGGAAATGTTTGAAAAATATCATAAAAGACTATCGGGCATACATACCATGAATTTAACAGGAATCGTTTCAAGGGCAAGCAATGTATTAATTGAATCCCTTGGACCGGAAGTACATATAGGAGAGTTATGTCGCCTGACAACCGAATCAAACAAGAAGCCAGTTCTGGCAGAAGTCGTAGGCTTTAAAGATAAAAAAACGTTATTAATGCCGATTGCTGATACAAACGGTATTAGCCCGAAAAGTGAAGTGATCGCAACTGGCAAGCCATTCACGGTAAAACTCGGCCTTTCACTGCAGGGCAGAATACTCGACGGATTGGGTAACCCGATCGACAAAAAAGGTACTATTAATTACGACGAAATAAGATTCCTGTATAATGAAGCTCCGGAGCCTCTGGACAGACCACTGATAACAGAATGTATTAATACAGGAGTAAGGGTTATTGATAGCCTTATGACATGCGGGAAAGGGCAAAGGATAGGCATATTTGCGGGTAGCGGAGTCGGGAAAAGCACCCTTTTGGGAAAGATTGCAAAGTCTTCTTCGGCAGATGTGAATGTTGTTGCCTTAATAGGAGAAAGAGGAAGAGAGGTGCGTGAATTTATAGAAAACAACCTGGGCGTTGAGGGTATGAAGAAATCGGTTATAGTGGCGGTGACTTCGGACAGGCCGGTTGTTGTGAGGTTAAAGGGGGCATTTGTTGCCACTACCATCGCAGAATATCTGAGAGACAAAGGTTTGCATGTGATGTTATTGGTGGATTCCATTACCAGGCTTGCAAATGCACAACGTGAATTAGGCCTGGCTATAGGTGAACCTCCGGCTACAAAAGGATATACTCCTTCGGTTTTCTCTGTTCTTCCGAAATTGCTGGAAAGAACAGGAACAACTTCCAAAGGGAGTATAACGGCAATGTACACCGTACTGGTAGATGGCGATGATTTGAATGAACCGGTTTCAGATACAGTGCGGGCAATTCTGGATGGTCATATAATCCTTTCAAGAAAGATAGCAGCACAAAATCACTATCCGGCAATTGACATCCTTAATAGTATAAGCAGATGTATGATTGATATTGTATCCTCTGAACACATGCAGGCTGCACAAAGGTTAAAGACTACTTATGCGGTTTATAAAGAGGCTGAGGATATGATAAATATGGGCGCCTATACAGAAGGAAGGAATCATAGGATTGATTATGCAGTAAAAAAGTATGGGGCGATTCTTGGATATCTCAGACAAAGTATTGATGAGCAGGGAAAATTGAACGAAGACATAGAAAGATTAAAGGAAATGATGTCTGATTATGTATGGTAG
- a CDS encoding FliH/SctL family protein translates to MSNIYKSPVIRKSFLLKPDLPVIDKKENEKPIDEDEEKKKLMDAIAKEAYQKGWLDALSKNQEDVKILCQGLKKAIFDLKNETEIIWEKSEKEIIRLALAVAKKLVHEEISQNGSKITAKIVSEALNKVKKNNILKILVNPADFEKLTEMKINMFSDHNGDCEIISDNDISRGGCKVETDYGCVDARLETRWGEVISVFEEQHLETEDRKCHE, encoded by the coding sequence ATGAGTAATATTTACAAATCACCGGTTATCAGAAAGTCGTTTCTTTTGAAACCTGATTTGCCGGTTATCGATAAAAAAGAAAACGAGAAACCAATAGATGAGGACGAAGAAAAAAAGAAGCTAATGGATGCGATTGCAAAAGAAGCGTATCAGAAAGGCTGGCTTGACGCGCTGAGTAAAAACCAGGAGGACGTAAAGATTCTTTGCCAGGGATTAAAAAAAGCGATCTTCGATCTAAAGAATGAAACAGAAATTATCTGGGAAAAAAGTGAAAAAGAAATAATCAGACTCGCGCTTGCGGTTGCAAAGAAATTGGTACACGAAGAAATCTCACAGAATGGCAGTAAGATAACCGCAAAAATTGTTTCGGAGGCACTTAATAAGGTGAAAAAAAACAATATTTTAAAAATCCTTGTTAATCCTGCTGATTTTGAAAAGCTTACGGAAATGAAAATCAACATGTTTTCTGATCATAACGGGGATTGTGAAATAATCAGTGATAATGATATTTCACGGGGAGGCTGTAAGGTCGAAACGGATTATGGCTGTGTCGATGCAAGGCTGGAAACGCGCTGGGGTGAAGTCATTTCAGTATTTGAAGAACAACATTTAGAAACAGAAGACAGAAAATGTCACGAATAG
- a CDS encoding FliG C-terminal domain-containing protein, giving the protein MQPELSNKEKVAILLLNLGPDVAAEILKNFEENEIEDISDAIEKLKNVSDEDSLQVLNEFNGQLQSCRQTDEIINIIRDRRPADAPFRCLKHLTADEIISILAGEDTQLLALVLSYLEPQQSADIMRIMPEEMRLDLINKIVIATPPPVHIVKQVDELLKEKVRLLGDRISTPSEKKYRMIAEILNRSDSVTEKTVMQRIKEEDPSMAQEIRAFMFVFEDISLVEDKFLRQVLAETETVTIAMSLKTASKAVRDKIFKNMSKRMGEMVTEEQQMLGPKPLAEVEAAQKVIVDALSKLEAQGEKVRGKSQDLGPMV; this is encoded by the coding sequence ATGCAGCCGGAGCTTTCAAATAAGGAAAAAGTAGCGATACTTCTTCTGAATCTAGGTCCTGATGTAGCAGCAGAAATTCTCAAAAATTTTGAAGAAAATGAGATCGAAGATATTAGCGATGCGATTGAAAAGCTGAAAAACGTTTCTGACGAGGATTCCTTACAAGTGCTTAACGAATTCAACGGACAATTGCAATCGTGCCGGCAAACTGATGAAATCATCAATATCATCAGGGATCGCAGACCTGCAGATGCGCCATTCAGATGCCTTAAGCACCTTACAGCAGATGAGATTATCTCAATCCTTGCAGGAGAAGATACCCAGCTCCTGGCATTAGTATTGTCTTATCTTGAGCCGCAGCAGTCTGCAGATATTATGCGGATAATGCCGGAAGAAATGAGACTTGATTTGATAAACAAGATAGTGATTGCAACGCCGCCACCGGTACATATTGTGAAACAGGTAGATGAGCTTTTAAAGGAAAAAGTACGGTTGCTGGGTGACAGAATAAGCACGCCAAGCGAAAAAAAATACCGGATGATTGCCGAAATACTTAACCGGAGCGATTCTGTAACGGAAAAAACAGTAATGCAGCGCATAAAGGAAGAGGATCCATCAATGGCACAGGAAATCAGGGCATTTATGTTTGTGTTTGAGGATATTTCATTGGTGGAGGATAAATTTCTCAGGCAGGTGCTGGCAGAGACAGAGACTGTTACCATTGCCATGAGTTTAAAAACAGCCAGTAAGGCAGTGAGGGATAAAATATTTAAAAATATGTCCAAACGTATGGGTGAGATGGTAACTGAAGAACAACAAATGCTCGGACCGAAACCGCTGGCTGAAGTAGAGGCGGCACAAAAGGTCATCGTTGATGCCTTGAGTAAACTTGAAGCTCAGGGTGAAAAGGTAAGAGGGAAATCTCAGGATCTTGGGCCGATGGTATGA
- the fliF gene encoding flagellar basal-body MS-ring/collar protein FliF: MNQIVEQFSNVWKGISFGQKLVFIVMTLGFAVALFAVTFWVRTPNYGLLYGDMSRKDASEVVAYLKDHNIPYKITDNGSTVLIPSNMIYEARMSLANANLPRGDVGFELFDKNQFGMSDLAQRVNYRRALQGELSKTITQLDGIRQARVQIVIPEASLFDKKPATASVVLWTHGRNTLDASKIAGITHLVSTSVEGLSPENITITDNMGNLLSKAGDSKVSRIIADQFDLNRKIEDHYTSKVMSILEKITGPNRSKVKIHVSLDFNHIDERHIEYDQEKRVPRNQVVTTQSTEVPQDAGGADGGRFSREKKETETTVYELSRVERNISENKARIKRLTVAILVDGMYEKVKGENGEMYAKYIPRTEDELNRIAAVVKQAIGFDESPPRNDKLEIQSVEFQSNVHGFIDFEGIEKADKREFILSVARNASLGIAVLAFLWFAARALRRILATTGGYATYPAMPELMNGQTEKKEDTGLAGLDKPYVKFEDIRSSLIENIKSNPKTTSNLVKKWLKESEHAAGAFK, translated from the coding sequence TTGAATCAGATAGTAGAGCAGTTCAGCAACGTATGGAAGGGAATAAGTTTCGGGCAGAAACTTGTTTTTATTGTGATGACACTGGGGTTTGCGGTAGCCTTATTTGCTGTTACCTTTTGGGTAAGGACTCCGAATTACGGTCTTTTGTATGGTGATATGAGCAGGAAAGATGCCTCAGAGGTAGTAGCGTATTTAAAGGACCACAACATACCTTATAAAATAACGGACAATGGTTCTACCGTACTGATTCCTTCAAACATGATATACGAGGCAAGAATGTCTCTTGCTAATGCAAATCTGCCAAGAGGGGACGTAGGTTTTGAACTATTTGATAAAAACCAGTTTGGGATGTCTGACCTGGCACAAAGAGTTAATTATAGAAGGGCTCTTCAGGGTGAGTTATCTAAGACTATTACACAATTGGATGGGATAAGGCAGGCAAGGGTTCAAATCGTGATACCTGAAGCTTCCCTGTTTGACAAAAAACCGGCGACAGCTTCGGTGGTCTTATGGACACACGGCAGAAATACATTGGATGCTTCAAAGATTGCAGGAATTACCCATCTTGTCAGTACAAGTGTAGAAGGATTGAGTCCCGAAAACATTACTATTACTGATAATATGGGTAATTTGCTGTCAAAGGCCGGAGATTCGAAGGTGTCCAGGATTATTGCAGATCAGTTTGATTTAAACAGGAAGATAGAAGACCATTATACGTCTAAAGTAATGAGCATACTCGAAAAAATAACAGGGCCTAACCGGTCAAAGGTTAAGATACATGTGAGTCTGGATTTTAATCATATTGATGAAAGACACATAGAATATGATCAGGAAAAAAGAGTTCCCAGAAATCAGGTTGTTACAACACAGTCAACGGAAGTACCTCAGGATGCTGGTGGCGCTGACGGCGGAAGATTTTCCAGGGAAAAAAAAGAAACTGAGACTACGGTATATGAGCTGAGCAGAGTAGAACGTAATATATCTGAAAATAAGGCCCGCATCAAACGACTAACAGTTGCCATCCTCGTCGATGGTATGTATGAAAAGGTAAAAGGAGAAAATGGGGAGATGTATGCAAAATATATTCCCAGGACCGAAGATGAATTAAATAGAATAGCCGCTGTCGTAAAACAGGCAATAGGATTTGATGAATCACCGCCAAGAAATGATAAGCTTGAAATACAAAGCGTTGAATTCCAAAGCAATGTTCACGGTTTCATTGATTTTGAAGGCATCGAAAAGGCAGATAAAAGAGAATTCATACTGTCTGTTGCCAGAAACGCTTCCCTTGGAATAGCGGTTCTTGCCTTTCTTTGGTTTGCAGCAAGGGCATTAAGACGAATCCTGGCTACAACGGGAGGTTATGCTACCTATCCGGCGATGCCAGAGCTTATGAATGGCCAGACAGAAAAAAAAGAAGATACAGGGCTTGCAGGGCTGGATAAGCCATACGTAAAATTCGAAGATATCAGGAGCAGCTTAATAGAAAACATAAAAAGCAACCCGAAAACTACCAGTAATCTTGTAAAAAAATGGCTGAAGGAGAGTGAACATGCAGCCGGAGCTTTCAAATAA
- the fliE gene encoding flagellar hook-basal body complex protein FliE, giving the protein MDTISIGPIHNSTNVVQKPDKNIQKGEAGFKETISKYVNEVNDLQLKAGESIENFAAGKVENLHEVMIAMSKAEVSFKFMMETRNKLVDAYNEIMKMQV; this is encoded by the coding sequence ATGGATACAATTTCAATAGGTCCCATACATAATAGTACGAATGTTGTACAAAAACCTGACAAAAATATACAAAAAGGCGAAGCTGGTTTTAAAGAAACAATCAGCAAATACGTAAATGAAGTAAATGATCTGCAACTCAAAGCCGGGGAATCAATAGAAAATTTTGCAGCAGGGAAGGTTGAAAATCTTCACGAAGTGATGATTGCAATGTCTAAGGCAGAAGTAAGCTTTAAGTTTATGATGGAAACCCGTAATAAATTAGTTGATGCGTATAATGAAATCATGAAAATGCAGGTTTAA